In Streptomyces camelliae, the sequence CCGACCTGCTGGCCGTCGTGGAACGCCCAGGACACGTTCCAGTCGGTGAGGGGCCGGTCGGTGGTGACGGTGACCATGGCCTGGAAGCCGCCGGGCCACTGGTTGACGAGGTCGTAGACGACCCGGCAGGCGGTGGCGGAGGTACTGCCGTCGCCGGGCTGGGGTGCGGCCGTGGAGGTGCTGCCCTGCGGTTCGGGATCGGGCTTCGTGCCGCCGGGGCCGGCCGTCGTACCGGTCGCCGAGGGCGTCGCGGACGGGGTGCCGGCGGTGGTGGCCGACGGGGAGCCCGGCCGGCCGGCGGAGCGGGCGACGCTGGGGTCGGCGACCGGCTGCCGGTCGTCGCGGGCGGCCGCCGCGTCGTCGCCGGAGCCGCCGAACGGCATCATCGACACGCCGAGCGCCAGCGCGGAGAGCAGCACGGCAGCGGCCAGCAGGCCGCCACGGAGCATCCGGCTGCGTCCGCCGCCTTCCTCGGGGTCGCCGCTGTCCGGGTCGGCGCCGGGCCGGCCCGCGCCGAGGCGGACCTCCGCGGCCCGCCGGCGGCGCTCCAGGTAGGCGAGGCCGCCCCAGCCGATCACCCCGCCGGCCAGCGCGGCGGGCAGTCCGCCGCCGTGCAGGCGCAGGCAGGCGGCGGCCTCGGCGCAGCGCACACAGGTGGCGAGATGCCGGGAGAGGTCCTCGGGGGTGTCGGCGGCCGGCGAGCGGGTGACGGCGTCCAGCAGGCGGGCGTAGGAGCGGCACTGCGCGTCCATCGGGGTGTCGAGATGGGCGCGGTGGCAGCGGTCCCGGAACAGGGTGCGGACCTGGTCGAGTTCGTCGCCGACGGTGGCCGGGTCCAGGCCCAGCCGGCGGGCCACCACGGGCAGCGGCAGCGCCTCCACCTCGGCCAGCCACAGCAGCGAGGCGTCGGCCTCCTGCATGTCCCTGAGGCCGCGCAGCGCGATCGGGCGCTCCAGCGGCGGGCCCGAGAACCGGGCCGCCTTGCCGGAGTTGAGCCACAGCCGCAGATCGGGGTCGAGCTTGTGCCCCCGGCCGTCGGCCTCCCAGCCGGCGGCCGTGTCGCGTACGGCGGTGAGCAGCGCCGGGATGGCCGGCAGCCGTGCGGTACGCCGGCGGGCGCCGCGCACATGGGTGCTCTCGGCGGCACGGACCTCGCGCACGCCGAGGGTGAAGGCCTCGTTCGCCAGTTGATGGGCCGTCAGGGATCCGGCGGTGCACAGGTCCGCGTAACTGAGCACCGCGTCCCAGCCCTCCGAGAACAGCGCGGCCTCGGTGGGGTCCTGGGGGGTCGGCAGGTCGGGCATGGGACTCCTGCATCCACGAGCGAGGTCAACTCTCCATACGGGAAAGGGAGTTACCGGGAACCTCGCGGCAGGGCACCGAGCTTTTCACGACCTTGACACAACTGACAAGCGGCCTGTTCACATCCGGTGACGCAAGGTGGCGGGACGGATGCGTGTCGCGACGAACCCCCGACTCCGTCCTCCGATACGGACGCCGGCGCCGTTTCGCTCACCGTCCCGCCGACCGAATGCGTCACACGGGTCACACCTCGGCGGGCGCCTGTTCCTGTTCCGGTTCGGCGGCGGGCAGGCTGTCCATGAAGGAGCTGACCGAGAAGACCGCGCGGCCGGGTCCGGGCGGGCCGTAGCCGGGCGGGGAGGACAGGCCGAAGTCGTCCATCGTCTGCCGGTAGGCCTGGAGCAGCCGGATGTGGTACTCCAGCGGCGCGCCCTGCGGATTGGCCTTGCCGAGCGGGGTGGTGGGCTCCGGGCACCAGGTGGTGAAGCGGGGCGTGATGCCGTGTGACATGAAGAAGCGCAGGCCCTCGGTGGTCGACGCGATCGCCTCGTCGACGGTGGTGAAGCCGAAGGGCTCGGCCATCTCCACGCCCGCCACGAAGTTCGGGATCACATTGCGCGCGCCGAACACCTCGGCCGAGTCCAGGATCCGCCGGTGCCATTCGTCGCGGCCGACGTAGCGCTCCTTGCCGGGGCAGTACAGCTCGAACAGCCGGCGGTCCCACACCTCGAAGTTGGGGTGGTAGATCTGCACGCCGTAGTCCTTGAACCGCTGCACGTCCGCCCTGGGCAGCGCCTGCGCCACGACCTTGCCGATCCAGCGGCCCGGGAAGCGCTCCTCGATGGCCTTGGCGTAGTGGCCGTAGAAGTCTGCCTCGTCGCGTCCGGCGACCGTCTTCGTGATCGCGCCGCCGGTCAGCGTGTAGGCGGTGGAGGCCTTCTGGGTGTCGTACCGGTCGATGATCTCCAGCGCCTCCAGGACCTCCTCCACGTCCTTGACACCGGTGTACGGCCGCCCGGCCGCCTTGTGCTGGCGCCAGTTGTGGTTGATGTCGCAGTACTGGCACTCCTCCTTGGCGCCGAAGTACTGGCAGACCCGGAAGACGGTGAGGTAGATCAGATAGCCCCACTGGATGGTCGGGGCCACCTCCATCACGGACTTCCCGTTGGAGAGGGTGTGCCGGTAGTACTCCGGCATGGGCGGCACCCCGACGTCCGCGATCCGCTTGCCGTCGAGGTAGAGCCCGAGCACCCCTTCGTCGTCGGCGGCGACCCGGTACGGCGAGGCCGGGTTCACCCGCACGGAGACGACCGTGCGGCGCAGGTCGTACGGGCCGCCGGTGAGGATGATCTCCTCCGGCGGGCGCCGCAGGGCCGCCTCACCGAGTTCGGGCAGGGTGCCGTGGTCGAACGAGAAGATGAAGTACGACTTCGGCTTGACCTCGCCGCTCTCGTTGTCGCTGAGCGCGGACGGGTCGAAGGCGACGCCGCCGCGGAGCAGGTCCTCCTTGAAGACGGCTTCCCGTGGCACGTGCGGGAAGCGCTCCATCAGATCCTCGACCAGCGCGGTACGACTGCCCATCCGTCTGTCTCCTCCCGGTTCAGGCATACGTGTCTCACCGTATGCCCCCGCCCGCGGCTCAGCCGTGCCGGGTCCCCGCACGGCGCGCGATGTGTTCCGGTACGGCGATGCCGGGCGGCAGTGCCGGGTCGGGCTCCGGGGTGCCCCAGACCGGGGTCAGCGGCAGCACGCCAGCCCACAGCCCGAGCGCCGCGTCAGGTCCGTCGCCGTCCTCCGGGGCACCGGTGCGGATCTTGACGGAGGCCTCCTCCAGGGAGAGCGCGAGGAGGGTGGTGGCCGCGAGTTCCTTGCGGCTGGGGCTGCGGGCGTACGACCACTGGCCGGGCGCGGAGTGCTCGGTGAGCAGGCGCAGGCCCGCCAGCTTCTCCTCGGCGTCGGTGACCTTGCGGGCGGTGCCGTGGATCATGGCGCTGCGGTAGTTGACGCCGTGCTCGAAGACGGACCGGGCGAGCACCAGCCCGTCGACGTGCGTGACGGTCACGCACACCGGGGTGTCCCCGGCCAGGCTGCGGCTGGCCACGGACCCGTGCAGATACAGCCACCGCTCGTCCCGCCCGTACACGGTCGGCACGACGACCGGCCGGCCCTCGACCACCACCCCCAGATGACAGACGAACCCTGCGTCGAGGACCGCCTCCAGCTCCGCCCGCTCCAGGCTGCCCTGCTCGCGCAGCCGGCGATGCCGGGTACGGTCGGTGACGGGCAGCCGGGCGGGAAGCGGTTCCTGAGTCATGGAGCAGAAGGTACCGATATCGCATCCAGCGAGCCAGCGATTATGCGGATACGTCAATCAGAGTCCGTTCTGACTACGAAATCCGCATCACGCCTCCCGGTCGGGCCGCGCCGGATGAGAGGGTCGGCGCACACGCACTCTCCGGGAGGGACGCACAGCATGACAGGCACGACCGAGACCGCCGGGACGGTCACCAACTGGGCGCGCACCATCACCTACCAGGCGCGGGAGTTCCACCGGCCGCGGACGGCGGACGCGCTCGCGGCGCTGGTGGCGGGCAGCGCGCGGATCCGGGTGCTGGGCAGCGGACACTCCTTCAACCGGATCGCCGACCCCGGCCCGGACGGAGTCCTGGTGTCGACCGTGGGCCTGCCACCGGAGACCGAGATCGACACGGCGGCCCGTACCGTCCGCGTGTCGGGCGGTGTCCGCTACGCCGAACTGGCCCACGCCGTCCACGCGCACGGTCTCGCCCTGCCCAACATGGCGTCCCTGCCGCACATCTCGGTGGCCGGCTCGGTGGCGACCGGCACCCATGGCTCGGGCGTCGCCAACGGACCGCTCGCCGCGGCCGTACGGGAGGTGGAGCTGATCGTCGCCGACGGCTCGACGGTGACCATCGGCCGGGACGACTCCCGCTTCGCCGGCGCCGTGACCTCGCTGGGCGCGCTGGGCGTCGTCACCGCGCTCACCCTCGACCTGGAGCCGGCGTACGAGGTGGAGCAGCGCGTCTTCACCGAACTCCCGCTGGAGGGGCTGGACTTCGCCGCTGTGGCCGCCGCCGGGTACAGCGTGAGCCTGTTCACCGACTGGCGCGAGCCCGGCTTCCGGCAGGTGTGGGTCAAGCGCCGCACCGACCAGCCGGCCGTCAGCTTCCCCTGGGCGGCTCCCGCGACCGAGCCGATGCACCCGGTGCCGGGCATGCCCGCGACCTACTGCACCGAACAGCTGGGGGTGCCGGGACCGTGGCACGAGCGGCTGCCGCACTTCCGGGCGGAGTTCACGCCGAGCAACGGGGAGGAAATCCAGTCGGAGTACCTGCTGCCGCGGTCGGCAGCGGTCGACGCGCTGGATGCAATCGACGGTATTCGGTCGCCAGTCGCCGGTGTATTGCAGACATGCGAGGTGCGTACGATCGCCGCCGACCCGCAGTGGCTCAGCCCGGCCCACGGGCGGGACTCGGTGGCGCTGCACTTCACGTGGGTGCGGGACGAGGCGGCCGTCCTGCCGGTGGTCCGCCGGCTGGAGGCGGTGCTGGCTCCGTTCGATCCGCGTCCGCACTGGGGGAAGGTCTACGAGATCCCGTCGACGGTCGTCCGTGGACTGTATGCACACCTCGCCGACTTCCGGGCCCTGGCCCGCTCCCTGGATCCGGCCGGAAAGTTCACCAACGCCTTCGTACAGGATCTCCTGGACGACTGAGGACGCACTCGCCCCGCCTCGGCCGAGGACGCACGCCCTCGCCTCACCGAGGCCCGGCGGCGTCCGCTCGCCCGGCGGCGCCGAGGAGGCGGAACAGGCTGATGCGCGGGGCGGCCCGTGCGGGGGGCGGACAGCCGGCCCGCGGCCTGCTCCTCGCTCGCGGCATGGCCGAGTCCGATGGTCGACGCGACCAGCCAGTCGACGGGGAGCCGGTCGTCGAACTCCCCGGACAGCCGACCGCGTCCGATCACCCGTCCGATCCTTCAGGGCCCGCGCGTCCCCTAGCCGAAGTGCTCACTCACGCACGCCGGAACATGCTCATCCGCAGTCAGCGGGCAACGGTTCCCGGCCCGGGCTGCCGGCCCGGATCCGGCGGACTTTCTCCAGCCCCTTTCCTAACCCCTTGTCGAAAGTCCCTCCCAGCCCATAACCTGACGCCCGCGCCGGTGCCGATGCCGCTCCGGCCTGGTCTGGACGGGATGGGAGGAGCCGCCGCGTGAAGCGCACATCGCGTGACATCCGCACCGCGAACCGCTACGAGGTGCTGCGCCAGATCATCGCCGAGTCTCCCACCTCCCGGCAGGAGCTGGCGGCCGCCACCGGTCTGAGCCTGGCCACGGTCGCCACGCTGGTCGGCGAGTTGCTGGACCTCCGCATGATCACCGAGGTCGGGTTCGAGGACTCGGCCGGCGGCCGGCCCCGGGGCCTGGTGGCCGTCAACGCGTCGGGGGGCGCGCTGATCGGCGTGGACATCGCGGAGACGTACGTCCATGTCGAGCTGTTCGACCTGGGGCTCAACGTGCTGGCCCGCGCCGACGAGGACATGCGGCCCGGCGAGAGCCGCCCGGAGCAGGTGGTCGGCCAGGTCGCCGCCGCTGTCGGCTCCGTGGTGGCGCAGGCCGGGGTCGAGGCGGCCCGGGTGCTCGGGGTCGGAGTGAGCGTGCCGGGCCAGGTGGACCGGGACAGCGGCGTCGCCGAGTACGCGCCCAACTGGGACTGGCACGACGTGCCGTTCCTCGATCTGCTCGCCGAACACATCGCGTACCCCCTCTACCTGGACAATCCGCTGCGCGCCTGCGCGGTGGCGGAGCTGTGGTTCGGGGCCGCGCGGGGCCGCGGGGACGCCGTGGTCGTCAATCTGGGCACGGGCGTCGGTGCCGGTCTGGCCCTCGGTGGCGGACTGCACCGGGGCGTGAGCAACAGCGCCGGCGAATGGGGCCACACCACACTCGTGCTGGACGGGCGGCTGTGCCACTGCGGCAACCACGGCTGCGTCGAGACGTACGTCGGCGCACCCGGCATCATGCAGAATCTGCGCGAACTGAGCCCGCGCTCCCCGCTGTTGCACCCCGAGGACCAGACGGCGACCATCGAGGCGCTGGCCGGCGCGCTCGCCTCGGGTGATCCGGTGGCGCTCAAGGTGGTCCGGGACACCGCCCGCTACCTCGGCGCCGGGATCTCCGATCTGATCAACCTGCTCAACCCCGAACTGGTCGTACTCAGCAGCTGGGTCGCCGCCCGGCTGGGCGAGCCGCTGCTCGACGAGGTCCGCCAGGCCGTCGCCCGGCACACGCTGCGCCGGCCGCTCGCGGCCACCGAGATCGTCCTCTCCCCGATCCCCACCGACCCGGTGTCCCTCGGCGCGGCCACGTTCGCGCTGGAAGGGGCGCTGCAGTCCGTCGGGCAGAGGCAGGGCGCCCACAAAGGCCCCGCCAAGGGCCCCGCCAAGGGCCCCACCAAGGTCGCGCCCAAAGGCACCACCCAGCGCACCACCACCCTCGCCAGGAGCCGTACCGCACCGCCTTCGTGACGACGGAAGGGATGCACGTGTCTCACCCCCGTAAGAGATCCCTGCTGCTCGCAGCCTCGGCCGCGCTGGCCGCCGGCGCTGCCCTCCTCACCTCCCCGCCCGCGAGCGCCACCACCGCCCCGGCCGCCGAGGTCTCCCCGCACGCCGCCCAGACCATCGACGACATCGGCGCGTCCGGCGCCTGGTGGGTCAACGACCTCCAGCACTTCGACCCGAAGGTGCAGGCGAAGGTCGCCCGACTCCTCTTCTCCGAGCAGGGGTTGGACCTCAGCTCGTACCGCTACAACATCGGTGGCGGCGGCACCGCGGTCACCACCCCGGCCCGCGCCGCCGAGGACTTCCTCAAGCCCGACGGCTCCTACGACTGGAGCAAGGACAAGGGCGGCCGGACGTTCCTGAAGTACGCCGCGCAGTACGGCGTGAAGGACCTGATCGGCTTCGTCAACAGCGCGCCCGCGCGGTGGACCACCAACGGCAAGAGCTGCGGCGGGCAGTTGAAGCCGGAGAACGAGACCGACTTCGCGAAGTACGTCGCGGACGTCACCGGCCACTTCGCGCGGCAGGGCGTACGGCTGGACTACATCAGCCCGTTCAACGAACCGGACAACAGCTTCGCCGACTGCGGCCAGGAGGGCATGCCGGTCCCGGTCGACCAGCGCGACGACATCGTGCGCGCACTCGGCGCCGAGCAGCGGGCCCGGCACCAGAAGACATCGATCATCGCGGACGAGTCCAGCAAGACCACACAGTTCACCAGCGAGGTCCCGCAGTGGATCGCCCAGCCGGGCACCGCGAGTTACGTCGCCAAGCTCGCGCATCACACGTACAACAACCCCGACGACGGCCAGCTCGGCAATGTGTACGAGACGTCGAAGTCGGTCGGCAAGACGTCCTGGGCCACCGAGATCTGCTGCTTCGGCAAGGGCACCACGGGCTGGAACCAGGAGTACGACCCCACGATCGACAACGCGCTGCTGATGTCGCGCATCATCTACAAGGACTTCGCGAGCTCCCACGACTCGGCGTTCCAGTGGTGGGTGGCGCTCGCGAGCGGCTACGGCACCAGCCCGACCGCGAAGAACGACCAGGGCTGGAACGACGGCCTGATCTACTACGACCCCGACTACGCGACGAACGGCAACCAGACGCTGTACTTCACCAAGCGGTACTACGCGCTGGGCCAGTACAGCAAGTTCGTCCGGCCGGGCTCGGTCGCGCACAACGTGACCGGGGCGCCGGCCGGCGTGGAGGTGTCGTCGTACGACCGGAACGGCCGGTGGGTGGTCGTGGTGAACAACCACAACACCTCCGACACACCCCTGAACCTGCACTTCAACAGCAAGACGCCGGTGCGGGCGACGCAGGCGGTGCGGACCTCGGCGGACGAGGACTGGGCGAAGGTCGCGAAACCCTCGGTCAGCGGCGGCACCGTGTCCACCACGCTCGCCGCCCGCTCGATCACGACGTACGTCTTCGACCAGACGGGGCACGGCAGTTCGGCGATCACCGGCGCCCTGGCCGGCAAGCAGTCCGGCAAGTGCCTGACCGCCGGCGCCTCGGGGGCCGCGATCGCCTCGTGCACGGGCGCGGCGGACCAGTCCTGGTCGTACGACGCGCAGGGCACTCTGAAGGGCGCGGGCGGCTATCTGACGGCCGGGAGTTCGGGCCTGACGGCGAGTGCCACGGCCACCGGTGACGGGACCCAGCGCTGGCTGCTGAACGGCAACGGGCAGATCGTGAACGAGGCGTCGGGCAAGTGCCTCGACGTCAGCGGGCAGGCGACGGCCGACGGCAGCGAGGTCATCCTCTACAGCTGCAACGGCGGCGCCAACGAGGCGTGGGCCAGGCAGTAGTCCCCGCTCCCCCGAGAGCCCCCGCAGCCCCGCTCCCCTGACCGAGGGCCGCCGGCCACACCCCTGACCCGGCGGCCCTCATCTCCCTTGCCCCGGCGCCCTGTTCGTGATTCCGAACCGAATACAACGCTTCGTACAGACTTCGTCCAACCCCTTGCCGAAGCCTTAGCCGAAGGTTAACGTCCCCGTCCGCACCCTCTCTTTCACGCCACTCGGCCATCCGGCCACCGGGCGCGGAACCAAGCCGCAGAGCCGTAGAGCCGTAAAGCCGCCAGAGCCGTTAGAGCCGCACTCCACAGACAAGGACGTCAGCATGTCGGCACAGAGCAACACCAGCTGGAACCGCCGTTCGATACTCCGGGCCGCCGCCGGTCTGGCCGTCGCCGCCCCGCTCGCCGCGTGCGGCAGCAACAACGGCCGCGGGGGCGGATCGGGTTCGGGCAAGCAGCTCGTCCAGTACTTCCACGCGTACGGCGAGGCCGGTGTGGAGCAGGCCGTCAAGCGGTACGCGAAGGCGTACACCAAGGCCAACGTGTCCACGCAGTGGATCACCGGCAGCAACTTCGAGAACAAGCTCTTTCCGGCCCTGCTCACGAAGCAGGCGCCCGACGTCTTCGAGTTCCACCCGCAGATCCAGCTCATCAAGAGCGGTCAGGTGGCCGACCTGACCGACATCATCGACCCGGTCAAGGACGACTTCAACCCGGCCGACATCAAGTCGCACACGGTCGACGGGAAGATATACGGCGTCCGCATGATCGACGACCCGCAGTTCTTCTTCTACCGCAAGTCGATGCTGGAGAAGGCGAACGTCGCCGTACCGACGACCCTCGACGAGCTGATCGAGGCCGCGGCCAAGCTCACCACCAGCAAGGTCAAGGGCCTCTTCCTCGGCAACGACCTGACCGCGATCCAGAACAACCTCATCTGGTCGGCCGGCGCCGACACCCTCGACGAGAAGAACCAGATCGCCTACCACACCGACGGCGTCATCGAGGGCCTCACCAAGCTCCGCAAGCTGTTCACCAGCGGCAATCTGCTGCTGGACGCGCCGGCCGACTTCTGGGACCCCTCCGCGCTCAACCAGGGCCTGTGCGCCATCCAGTGGGGCGGCATGTGGGGGATGCCCGCCACCCAAGCGGCGCTCGGCGACGACTTCGGCGTCTTCCCCTTCCCGAAGATCGGTTCCAGCGGCAAGCAGTCCGTCTACAACGGCGGCTGGTCGATGTTCGTCAACGCCAAGGGCGACAACGTCGAGGCGGCCAAGGAGTACGTGAAGTGGCTGTGGATCGACCAGAAGCAGTACCAGGAGGACTTCGCCACCTCCTACGGCTTCCACATTCCGCCGCGCGCCTCGATCGCCGCGCAGGCCACCAAGCTCAAGTCCGGTGCGGCCGCTGACGGCGTCAAGCTGTTCAACACCTACGGACACTTCGACAACATCGGCTGGACCCAGGCCATGATCACGGCGTTCAACGACGTCATCGCCAACACCGTCCGCAAGAACGGCGACCCGAAGTCCGCGCTCGACACGTGTGACACGAAGGTCAACCGCGAGCTCAAGAAGCTGTTCGGATAGGCCGGCGGACGGACTGCGACATGTCGACCACGACCGCCCGGGACCTCACGAGCCCCGCCCCGGCCAAGGCCTCCCAGGCCAGGCCGCGGCGGGGCCTGCGGGGCAACGCCACACTCAACTTCTGGCTCTTCACAGGCCCGTTCCTCATCGGCCTGGTGATCTTCGTCTTCGTGCCGATCGGCTGGAGCCTCTGGCTCAGCTTCTTCGACGCCCGGTTCACCGTCACGCCGAGCAACTTCATCGGTTTCGACAACTACAAGACGGTCCTTTCCGACCCCAACTTCACCGGTTCGCTGGTGACGTTCACCGTGTTCGCCGCGTTCATCGTCCCGACGACCTGGGCCCTCTCGCTGGGCCTGGCGCTGCTCGTGCACCGCCTCACGTTCATGCGGGCGTTCTTCCGGTCCGTGTTCTTCCTGCCGACCGCATGCAGCTACGTGGCCGCCTCGCTCATCTGGAAGATGTCCATCTTCAACGGTGTCCGCTTCGGTCTGGCCAACACCGTCCTCGGCTGGTTCGGTGTCGACCAAGTGGCCTGGCTCGCCGATCCCAGCCCGCCCTGGTACTGGCTGGTCATCGTGACGCTGCGCCTGTGGCTGCAGGCCGGTTTCTACATGATCCTGTTCCTGGCGGCGCTCCAGAACATCCCGTCGGAGCTGTACGAAGCCGCCGCCATCGACGGCGCCAAGCCGGGCTGGCAGACCTTCCGGTACATCACGCTGCCGCAGCTGCGGGCCACGTCCACCGCGGTGATCCTGCTGCTGCTCGTCGCGGCCTACCAGGCCTTCGACGAGTTCTTCAACCTGATGGGCAAGGCCACGTGGGGCCAGCCGCCCCTCGTGATCCTCTACAAGACGGCCATCGGCGTGAACCAGGACTACGGCCAGGGCAGCGCGGGCGCGGTCATCCTGACCCTGCTGATCTGCATCGTGACTCTGTTCCAGGGCAAAATCATGGGCTTCGGAAGGGGTGAGGAGTCCAAGTGACCACCAGCACACCTCCGGTCGACAGGCCGCGCCGTGCCAGGCGCGGGAGCGTCATCGGCAATGCCGGTCTCTACATCGCCGTCGGGATCGCCGCCCTGCTCTTCCTGCTCCCCTTCTATCTGATCGTCCGCAACTCCCTCATGCAGGACCCGGAGATCACCGGTGAGAACTGGAAGTGGTTCCCCAGCCACATCCAGTGGGGCAACATCACCGAGCCGTTCCACGACGCCAGCGTCGACTTCGGCCGCTCGCTGATCAATTCCGCGATCGTCGCCGTCCTGACGACGGCCGGCACCCTGCTGGTGTGCTCGCTGGCCGCCTACGGCCTGGCCCGCATCCCGTACAAGCACGCCAACAAGGTGTTCTACGCCGTCCTCGCCACCCTGATGGTCCCCACGGCCGTCACCTTCGTGCCGAGCTTCGTGCTGGTGTCGTCACTCGGCTGGGTGGACTCCTACCGCGGTCTCATCATCCCGGGCCTGTTCAGTGGTTTCACCTGTTTCCTGTTCCGGCAGTACTTCCTCGGGTTCCCCAAAGAGCTGGAGGAGGCGGCGCGCGTGGACGGGCTCGGCTACTGGGGTGCGTACTGGCGTGTCGTCGTACCGAACTCGCTGAACTTCTTCACGGCGATGGCCACGATCACCTTCATCAGCGGCTGGAACTCCTTCCTGTGGCCGCTGGTCATCGGCCAGGACCCCAGCTCCTGGACCGTCCAGGTCGCCCTGTCTTCGTACATGACCAATCAGACCGTCAATTACCACCTGATCTTCATGGCCACCGCCATCTCGATCCTGCCTTTGGTGTTCGTGTTCCTCTTCCTCCAGCGCTGGCTGGTGCAGGGGATCGCGCAGACCGGTATCAAGGGCTGAGCTAGGAGACCGATGTCTTTCCGCACCACCACAGAAACCGCCTACGTCGAGGACGTCTCCCCGGGCTCCGGCGCGCTGCCGCCCCGCGCCTGGTACGCGTCCTCCGACGCCCGGACCCTGTCCCTGAACGGCAGCTGGCGCTTCCGGCTGGCGCAGACGGCCGACGCCGAGGACGACTCCTTCGCCGCCGAGGGGTACGACGCCGGTGACTGGGCGGAGGTCTCGGTCCCCGGCCACTGGGTCCTCCAGGGCCACGGCTCCCCGATCTACACCAACCACCTCTACCCGTTCCCGGTCGACCCGCCGCATGTGCCGACCGAGAACCCGACCGGCGACCACCTGCGGGTCTTCGACCTGCCGGCCGACTGGCCGGACCTCGCCGAGGGCGACGCCAGCTTGCGCTTCGACGGGGTGGAGTCGTGCGCGCGGGTGTGGCTGAACGGCAC encodes:
- a CDS encoding carbohydrate ABC transporter permease, whose translation is MSTTTARDLTSPAPAKASQARPRRGLRGNATLNFWLFTGPFLIGLVIFVFVPIGWSLWLSFFDARFTVTPSNFIGFDNYKTVLSDPNFTGSLVTFTVFAAFIVPTTWALSLGLALLVHRLTFMRAFFRSVFFLPTACSYVAASLIWKMSIFNGVRFGLANTVLGWFGVDQVAWLADPSPPWYWLVIVTLRLWLQAGFYMILFLAALQNIPSELYEAAAIDGAKPGWQTFRYITLPQLRATSTAVILLLLVAAYQAFDEFFNLMGKATWGQPPLVILYKTAIGVNQDYGQGSAGAVILTLLICIVTLFQGKIMGFGRGEESK
- a CDS encoding carbohydrate ABC transporter permease gives rise to the protein MTTSTPPVDRPRRARRGSVIGNAGLYIAVGIAALLFLLPFYLIVRNSLMQDPEITGENWKWFPSHIQWGNITEPFHDASVDFGRSLINSAIVAVLTTAGTLLVCSLAAYGLARIPYKHANKVFYAVLATLMVPTAVTFVPSFVLVSSLGWVDSYRGLIIPGLFSGFTCFLFRQYFLGFPKELEEAARVDGLGYWGAYWRVVVPNSLNFFTAMATITFISGWNSFLWPLVIGQDPSSWTVQVALSSYMTNQTVNYHLIFMATAISILPLVFVFLFLQRWLVQGIAQTGIKG